In a single window of the Vicia villosa cultivar HV-30 ecotype Madison, WI unplaced genomic scaffold, Vvil1.0 ctg.002294F_1_1, whole genome shotgun sequence genome:
- the LOC131638371 gene encoding monothiol glutaredoxin-S10-like: protein MDRVSKLASQKAVVIFSKSSCGMSHAIKRLFYEQGVGPAIYELDEDKRGKEMEWALIRLGCNPSVPAVFIGGKFVGSANIVMTLHLNGSLKKMLRDAGALWL, encoded by the coding sequence ATGGACCGAGTATCGAAATTGGCGTCGCAAAAGGCGGTGGTGATTTTTAGCAAGAGTTCATGTGGGATGAGCCATGCAATTAAGAGGCTATTCTATGAGCAAGGGGTTGGTCCAGCAATCTATGAGCTTGATGAAGATAAAAGAGGGAAGGAAATGGAATGGGCTCTCATAAGGTTAGGATGTAACCCTAGTGTTCCGGCAGTGTTCATTGGTGGCAAGTTTGTTGGTTCAGCCAATATAGTCATGACCCTTCATCTCAATGGCTCACTCAAGAAAATGCTTAGAGATGCTGGTGCTCTTTGGCTTTAG